The DNA segment CACTCCCGGCACCTGACTCATCGCCGTCGCCAAAAAACAGGGTGTTTTGAAGTATCAATAAAGACTCTGGCGCCTGTATCCCTTGCCATTTCAAAGTATAATTTCTCTACAACATTTAAAAATTCTTTCAAATTCGCTTGACCTGTTAATTGAGAGCCAAGCATTAGATTTGGCAATGTGAGCAATCGAAGACGTTTCGTTGACCAGAGACACAGCTCGCGCGGAATGCTATTAATATACCGAGCCCAAAACTCACACATCTCTGGCGTTGCACCACAACTGCAAGGCAAGTTTCGTTTTTGCATTCTTTCATTGAAGAGGTAGCGAACCTCTCCTAAATTCACAAATCCGTCAATTTCACCAAGCAATTGGCCAAGGATCGTACTGCCAGAACGTCCACTACCTGCAATATAAAGCACCTTAATTGTCTTCTGCATTCAAATCCATCCTTTGCATCAAAGTGGCTATTGTGACTAAAACAAAAGTGGGAGCAATAACTATAGAATAGTGCAATGTATTGTCAGTCAGTGCAGAAATAAGCACCATAGCGACTGACAATGTACTAGCCATACCCCATTTTTGAACTACCTTCAATTCAGCCCTTTCCCATAATTTCCACTGCCGAATAAACAAAGCAATCCACGCACAACAAACCAACAACAAACCGAACAATCCTGCATCATGGAAAACCTGTAGATACTCATTATGCGGGTGGTACTCAGAAACATTCTTATCAACAAAAAGTTGTGCCGTAACAACCCGGGCCGTTCCTATGCCGCGCCCGATCATTGGCTCTTGTAGAGCTGATGAAAAAACTGTTGGCCAAATAACATTTCTACCTGCTGTGTTTACCCCTCTCAATCCCATAGAAGGATCCCAAGCATCCGTAAAAAAGAACCGTTGCTGGAGTAAGGGAAAATTCATTACAGCATAAAAGAAGAATGCCATTGTAACAGATGCAGCAAACAAGACCTTCCACTTCTGCCGTAGGTTTACCCTACTCAAACCCAATTGCAACAAACCTAAGAAGATGACCATTCGTCCCAAAGTGAAAAAAATAGTTCCCAGAGAGATCAAACTAAAGATTCGACCTCGTATTCTCTCAGAGTCATACCGCCAATTCCCCAGAGCAAGAGAAAGGACAATAAGCAAATATAAAGGTGTTCCTCGTGCAGACCCAATTAATTCACCACGTGGGCCTCGCGATGTCATTTCTGCGAACCCGGTACTCAACGCTACACCATACAGAACGACAGGAATCAACGCACTAAAGAGAAAAGCCTTCTCAACACGCTCGACATTGTGTAAAAATACTCGCCGGTTTCTTCCCAAAGCGACAGGCACAAACAGTCCAAATACAATCGGCATACTATACCACAGGATATCTTTCAGTCCCGCAAAACCTGTAGGAGTTATTATCCATCGAATGATCATCCAAAGTGAAAAGAATATGAAAGGCCATAAATATCCAAACACTTGGACTTCTTTGATGTGCATAAGTAAGAAAAAAACAATAAGAACGGTAATGCCCAGCCACAGAAAACCCGAGAGTGTGAGCGTCGTATTTCCAAAAGGAAGATTCACTTCCCGGAAGGCGGAAGCAGAAGATGAAACAACAAAGACAAGATAAAAAAGCCAAATCGGTCGCCAAAGGACCAAAAAGAATGCTATTGTCACAAGTAAGGCAAAAAACACAAATAGCCCAACTTCATTTAACATACCGATCAATGCACCAACAGCCACGCTGATGGTTATAACAAATACAAGCGCCATTTGAATTTTTGACACATTGCGATAAGCAACACTAAATGACATCAGCCACCTCTTTAATGAAAGGTGTAAATAAATCCTTTCTGCATAACAAATCTAAAAGTGAAACGCTAAACTATTAATTCCCAAGCGACGTAGAACACGCCACCAAAGCAAACCGTTCCAGGCAGCCATGCTTACTGCCGTCGCAACGGCGGCACCCAAAATCCCCCATAGCGGTACCAGTACAAAATTAAGCAGCAGGTTCAGAACAGCAGCAAGGCCTATCCAAAGCACCGTTTCTCGCTCATGACCCGTCATATTGAGCAAAAACGCCACCGATCCCGCCGCTGAGTTGACCATCTGCCCGCCTAACAAAACCAATAATGGGAAATATGATGCGTCAAACTCAGCCCCAAAAACAAACCGAAAAAACGGCCGCCCCACCAATACAAACATGGCTGTCAACAATATATTGAATACCAGCACGACTCTGGCACTCTGAGTAACCAGACGCTGCAGCCGTTCCTTTTCGCCACGCGCCCAGAGTTCGGCAAACCGAGGAGCCACCACCATATTAATAGCCTGCAGCCCAAAAGACGTGAGCGCCGCGACTTGTGTAGCAACCCTATACCGTCCTACAGATCCAGGCGTTTCAAATATCCCAAGAACAACCGTGCTTGCCTGATTATTCACTACATTGAAACCACTCATAAGGGCAAAGATTACACTGCTGAAAAGCCAGCCATGTGTATCAACCGAAGGAGAAACGTGCTTGACTTCTTGAGGAGTATAGCGCCACAACAACCAAGCCGCTCCCACCAAAGCCAACAAAGCAGCCATGGCCTGCAAAGCCATGGCTATCGGCGCAGATATACGTTGACCAACGACCAACACGTTCACAGCAATCAAGACAAGAAACATACCAGGACGTAGCACAAACTCCGGTAGCTGACCAGCAACAATCCGCTTCAGCCCACGTAAAGCAGCGCCGCGCAGATTACCAAGCGCCATCAATGGCACCAGCGCCAACGCCCAAGCCATGGTTTGCCCCGCAGGCGTATCGAGGCCTCCCTGCCAGAGAACAAGCAACGGGCCGGCAATGAGAATCACCGCCAGGGAAAGCCCTGTTACAACGCGCCCTGCCCATTGCCAGACCCCCTTCACAACCTCCGGACGGCCACTTGCTAAGCCCTTGGCTGTCTCCCGGATGACCAAGTTCGGTAACCCAGCCGTGACCGGCATAGCAAGCAACATAACCAATGCGTAAGCATATGCATAGATACCATACCCTTCCGCACCGAGCACTCTGGCGAGAAAAACTGTAGAAATAAAAGTCAAGCCAGCATAGGATGCTTTGAGGACAAAACTCCATACAGTTTCTTGCGCCAAAGGCGAACGCAACAAACGCACAACAACAATGCGTTGCCGTGAAAACGCCGCTTGCATCTTGTGATTCATACCATTCAACGATTTGTGCTCGTGTTCAACGCTGACAACTACGATTTTACATTCACAAACGATAGCAAGCGTGCCATTACACCTTTCCGCGAAGCATCCGCCCGGCGCCGCTTTCGTTCGGGGCGTGTTCCATCACCACCTGATCCATCATCATGGTGATAGTATTGACTGTAGGCATAGTAATAGTAGCCGCCATCACGGGCTGTCAAGTCATTCACGACGACACCCAGAATACGTGCCTCAGCATAACGCAACTGCTCAATCGCACGTTGCAACGCCTGTCGGTGGGTCACATTCATACGTGTGACCAATAAAACACCATCGCTCATTCGAGCAAGCAAAGCCGGATCAGCAACAACAAGCACGGGGGGCGTATCAAGAATCACGATATCAGCAAACGTCATCAACTCATCCAGCAACTCCTGCATTCGGCGCGACCCGACCACTTCAGCAGGATTGGGGGGAAGTGGGCCTGACGGCAAGACCCAGAGTGTTTGGCCGCCGCCCGCATCAACACGCTGCAAGAAGCGGTCTACGGCAATCTCGGGATGCATCAATGCAGATGTCAATCCCTGGGCGTTCGATAATTGAAACAGGCGATGCACCAAGGGCTTACGCAGATCGGCATCCACCAGCACCACTTTGCGCCCGGCTTGCGCCATCACCAACGCCAGGTTAGCCGCCGTCGTGGTCTTTCCTTCGCCTGGCTCGCTACTCGTCACCACCAATGAATGCAACGGGGACTGGACCTCGGCAAACTGCAAGTTTGTGCGCACGACACGATACGCTTCACTTACCGGGGCACGCGGCTGCTCACGCGCGACCAACACGCCATCGCCATTTGTGCCTTCGATATGAGCAATCGCGCCAATCATCGGCAATCCGGTTAGGCGCTCGATCACTTCAGGAGACCGCACCCGATCATCCAACACCTCGATAAGCACTACCACAGCCCCAACAGCCACCAGCGCCAACACCCCGCCCAAGAGCGTGTTCAACAAGACACGTGGGCGTACAGGGCGCTCCGGCGGTGTTGCGGGGTCTATCACTACAATAGAATCAACCGCCTGGGCTTCCGCCAGGCGAACTTCCTCATAACTGCGCAACAAAGTGGTATAGGCGGCTTGCTGCTGCGTCAACAACGTTTGCAATTGCTGCTGGCGTGTCTGTTCAGCTTCCGTCTCGGGCGTTCCCAGCGCATCCAATTGCTGTTGCAGCTGTTCAATTTCAGCCTGGACACGCTCCATCTGCGCTTGCAAGTTGGCCTTGGATTCGGCAAAACGTTCCGTCTGAACACGGCGCATATAGGCGCTGAAAACACGCACGACTTCATTCGCAATCGTCGCCGCCAATTCTGGATCAGGATGTTCAACAGCGACAACCAACAATTGCGTATCCTGCCCAGGTGAAACCGAAATCTTTGCCTCTTCCAGTGCTTCTTCACCCACAGTCTCCGCCACCAGATCCAGGACGGCGTCGCTCTTCATAATTTCGGCATACGTCTTCACAAGCCGTTCACCAATGACGATATCTCGATAAATGTCGTTCAAGTCACTGGAAGAGGATTGGGAGACCAAAATGCGGGCTTCGGCGCGATAAATCGGCTGTTGAAACTGGCTTGCGATGTAGGCGGCCACCGCACCAAGCAGAAGCGCCAGGACGAACGCCCACCACCACCGTCGAATAAGAAGCCAATACTGCCGCAAATCAATGGTGTCCTCATCGGTGAGCATATCCGGGGGCACAAGGGGTGTGTTCATAAGAAGCAACGTCTCCTCTCAACCTTGGTTTGCTACTGACGGCATGATCAGCCCCAATAGTTTACGTTGTCTGCGTCTGCACAAGAGGCGTCATCGCTTGGACAACGAGGAATACATCAAGGGCTTTCGTCCTTTTTACAAGCGACCTTTGTCCACTGCATTTGGCGGAGAGGAGTGTACAATAGCCCTACTTGTTTTGTCAAATGCCATTCCACAACCGATCTACTGCGGCGCTCGCTGCCTGACGGCTAACGTATGCTGCTTGAAGACCCAATACAGATACCCAAATGACGGAATCAGCACCACTGAGCCAAGAATCAACGCAATCAATAAAGGTCGCAAGACGGTATCCGGAGCGGCGCTGTTGGCAATCGTCATGTCCGGCACGAGCAACGCCGGATATTGCGCCAACCCCCACCCCGTCATGATAGCCACCGCCTGCGTGGCGGCGCTGATGCGCGCCAATGTGTAGCGCCGCCGCCAAAGCGCCAGAAGCGCCAACAGAGCGGCCACGCCCGTCACCAGGTGAAAGGGCTGCGCCAGCGGGCTATGCACCAAACGGTCGTACACCGTCAATGTCTCGTGCTGCGCCCACCACAACGTCACCCACGCGCCAACACCTAATGCCACCCCAAGCCCAAGCGCCAATTTGCGCAACCACTCACGGATGCCCACATCCTCCGTTTCCAGCAGAAGGTAAACCGATGCCAGATAGGCAAACAAAGTTGCGGCAAAGCCCCCCACCAAAAACGGGAAGAGCGCCCACCAGCCTTCCACAAAGCCAACCTGCACCAGGCCGGTCTGCGGCTCGACACGAATACGCCCGGAAGCCACAGCGCCCACGACGACGCCAAAGGTCACTGGTGTGAGCAGACTCGACCACATGAAGACACGCTGCCACCAATAACGCGCGCGCGATGTTTCTTCATCGTACTGGGCGAAAACAAACGCCGCCCCGCGCAAGACAATACCAATCAACATCAACGTCAAAGGAATATGCAAGGCGGTGGTGACGGCTGCAAAGACCTTGGGAAACGCCACGAAAAGCAGCACGATCGCCACGATTAACCACACGTGGTTGGCTTCCCAAATGGGGGCGAGGGCGTGAAACACCAACTCGCGGATTGCTTCACGCCGGGGTCCACGCGCCAACAACGCCACAATCCCACCCCCAAAATCTGCGCCGCCGGTCAAGACATAAATCACCAAGGCGCCAAACATGAACAAAGCGACCCAAAAGGCCAGTGTCCCCATACCAAACTCCTTACGCTTCTTCTGGCTCGATGACCGGACTGGCGAAGACAAATTTCGCCATGAGGTAGACAACGCTGATGCCCAATACAATGTAGAGGAGGGTGAAGGTCAGGAAGGGAATCACCAGGTTGGGCATGGATGTGACCGCGTCAGCGGTGCGCATATACCCATACACAATCCAGGGTTGCCGCCCCACTTCCGTCACCGTCCAGCCAAACTCGATGGCGAGAAAGCCCATCGGCGCACTCAGCACCAGCAATTTGAGATACCACGGCTGGTCGGGCAGACGATTGCGCCGCCACGCCAGCCACGCCCCTAACAGTCCAATCAACATCATGGCGATGCCCAGCCCCACCATGGCCTGAAACGCCAGGTGTGTGATAAGCACAGGTGGACGATCTTCCCGCGGCACCTCTTTCAAGCCCATCACTTCCGCGTGGGGGTCGTTATACGCCAGAATGCTGAGCGCATACGGTATTTCCAGCGCAAAACGCGTCACTTCGGCCTCTTCATCCGGGATGCCCCCGATGCGCAACGGTGCGCCCCGTTCCGTCTCCCATTGGGCTTCCATCGCCGCCAGTTTGATGGGCTGGTGCCGCGCGACATGCTTGGCGCTGATATCACCACTGAGCGGCTGGATGAGCGCGGCAAGCGTGCCCACCGTCAGCGCGATGGCAATCGCCTTGCGGTGAAAGTCATTGCGCGGTTGGCGCAACAACAAAAAAGCGTGTACACCCGCCACACCAAACCCCACCGCCTGAAACGCCGCAATGGTCATATGCAGGGTTTGCGAAAACGCCGCCGGGTTGAACATAGCCGCCCACGGGTCAATGTTGACCACTTCGCCATTGACAATCTCAAAACCGGCAGGCGTGTTCATCCAGGCATTCGCCGTGACCACGAAAATACCCGAAACGGTTCCGCTCAACCAGACCAGCACCCCCGCCAACCAATGCGCTTTTTCAGGCACGCGATTCCAGCCATAGAGGTAGATGCCCAGAAAAATGGCTTCGGTGAAGAAGGCGAACCCTTCCAACGAAAAGGGCATGCCAATAATCGGGCCGGCATAGGCCATGAAAGTGGGCCACAACAGCCCCAATTCAAACGAGAGCACTGTTCCCGAAACGGCGCCAACGGCAAACATGATAGCCGTGCCGCGCGCCCAGCGTTTCACCAAGGTCAAATACACTTCGCGGCGTGTACGTAACCACAAGGCTTCGGCGATGACCATGAGCAGGGGCATACCAATGCCGATGACAGCAAAGATGATGTGAAACGCCAACGACATCGCCATTTGCGAACGGGCTGCGAACAAATCACTCATAGACACCTCACCAGGATTGTTTGGAACGCCGCAGAGTATAGCCGGAACCAGCCGGGCAATGCGCGCCGAATGTCATGGGCGCGAGGGTGTCATTTGTCACAGAACAGAAAGATGTGAACATCAATGAATGTTTACACGCCCTTGATTGACCGCTTACCTGAACCATTGTAGAGTACACTCGCCCGACCACTTCCCGCAACAATTCAGTGTTTTTTGAACGAACAAGGAGGTTTTGGTATGACCACGGATGGTTGTTCGCTCCGTCCATTTTGGAGGAGCACAGTGGTGTTGCTCCTCACATTCAGTCTGCTTGTGGTGTTCATTTTTGTGCCCGCGCTCTGGGTGACGCGCACCACAGTGGCGCACGCCGCACCAGAAGGAGGGGCGCTCATTGTTATCAACGAGTTTTCGGTGAAAAGCACCGACTGGGTAGAACTGTATAACACCACAGCCGTCACACAAAGCGTTGCTGGCTGGTATGTCAGCGATACGGGCTGTGGTTCACCAACCACCACAATGACGGGGACGATTGCCCCTAATGACTTCCGCGTCTTGACTGTTTCGGATGCGGGCGGCAATTTCAATTTCAGCAGCACCGCCGAGGTCATCAGCCTTTGTGACAATGCACACAACGAGGTTGACCGGGTGGCATATGGGATCGACGGCGGCGCTCCCGTGCCTCCGAGCAACGGTGCCTTTATCTACTCAACCGCCCGCGTGGCAGATGGTCAGGATACGGACAATGACGCCGCCGACTGGAATCTTGACTCAACGCCCACGCCTGGGACGCCGAATGATGCGCCCGGTACCGCATTAGGAAGTAGCCTGCTCATCAATGAAATTGATGTGTACCCCGATAGCGGCAATGACATCATCGAACTCTACAACCCCACGACAACGCCGATAACCATCACAGGTTGGTGGGTGAGCGACGGCGACGAAGTCGCCCAAGTCGTTGG comes from the Ardenticatena maritima genome and includes:
- a CDS encoding cytochrome d ubiquinol oxidase subunit II; translation: MGTLAFWVALFMFGALVIYVLTGGADFGGGIVALLARGPRREAIRELVFHALAPIWEANHVWLIVAIVLLFVAFPKVFAAVTTALHIPLTLMLIGIVLRGAAFVFAQYDEETSRARYWWQRVFMWSSLLTPVTFGVVVGAVASGRIRVEPQTGLVQVGFVEGWWALFPFLVGGFAATLFAYLASVYLLLETEDVGIREWLRKLALGLGVALGVGAWVTLWWAQHETLTVYDRLVHSPLAQPFHLVTGVAALLALLALWRRRYTLARISAATQAVAIMTGWGLAQYPALLVPDMTIANSAAPDTVLRPLLIALILGSVVLIPSFGYLYWVFKQHTLAVRQRAPQ
- a CDS encoding lipopolysaccharide biosynthesis protein — its product is MNHKMQAAFSRQRIVVVRLLRSPLAQETVWSFVLKASYAGLTFISTVFLARVLGAEGYGIYAYAYALVMLLAMPVTAGLPNLVIRETAKGLASGRPEVVKGVWQWAGRVVTGLSLAVILIAGPLLVLWQGGLDTPAGQTMAWALALVPLMALGNLRGAALRGLKRIVAGQLPEFVLRPGMFLVLIAVNVLVVGQRISAPIAMALQAMAALLALVGAAWLLWRYTPQEVKHVSPSVDTHGWLFSSVIFALMSGFNVVNNQASTVVLGIFETPGSVGRYRVATQVAALTSFGLQAINMVVAPRFAELWARGEKERLQRLVTQSARVVLVFNILLTAMFVLVGRPFFRFVFGAEFDASYFPLLVLLGGQMVNSAAGSVAFLLNMTGHERETVLWIGLAAVLNLLLNFVLVPLWGILGAAVATAVSMAAWNGLLWWRVLRRLGINSLAFHF
- a CDS encoding cytochrome ubiquinol oxidase subunit I; protein product: MSDLFAARSQMAMSLAFHIIFAVIGIGMPLLMVIAEALWLRTRREVYLTLVKRWARGTAIMFAVGAVSGTVLSFELGLLWPTFMAYAGPIIGMPFSLEGFAFFTEAIFLGIYLYGWNRVPEKAHWLAGVLVWLSGTVSGIFVVTANAWMNTPAGFEIVNGEVVNIDPWAAMFNPAAFSQTLHMTIAAFQAVGFGVAGVHAFLLLRQPRNDFHRKAIAIALTVGTLAALIQPLSGDISAKHVARHQPIKLAAMEAQWETERGAPLRIGGIPDEEAEVTRFALEIPYALSILAYNDPHAEVMGLKEVPREDRPPVLITHLAFQAMVGLGIAMMLIGLLGAWLAWRRNRLPDQPWYLKLLVLSAPMGFLAIEFGWTVTEVGRQPWIVYGYMRTADAVTSMPNLVIPFLTFTLLYIVLGISVVYLMAKFVFASPVIEPEEA
- a CDS encoding polysaccharide biosynthesis tyrosine autokinase, producing the protein MNTPLVPPDMLTDEDTIDLRQYWLLIRRWWWAFVLALLLGAVAAYIASQFQQPIYRAEARILVSQSSSSDLNDIYRDIVIGERLVKTYAEIMKSDAVLDLVAETVGEEALEEAKISVSPGQDTQLLVVAVEHPDPELAATIANEVVRVFSAYMRRVQTERFAESKANLQAQMERVQAEIEQLQQQLDALGTPETEAEQTRQQQLQTLLTQQQAAYTTLLRSYEEVRLAEAQAVDSIVVIDPATPPERPVRPRVLLNTLLGGVLALVAVGAVVVLIEVLDDRVRSPEVIERLTGLPMIGAIAHIEGTNGDGVLVAREQPRAPVSEAYRVVRTNLQFAEVQSPLHSLVVTSSEPGEGKTTTAANLALVMAQAGRKVVLVDADLRKPLVHRLFQLSNAQGLTSALMHPEIAVDRFLQRVDAGGGQTLWVLPSGPLPPNPAEVVGSRRMQELLDELMTFADIVILDTPPVLVVADPALLARMSDGVLLVTRMNVTHRQALQRAIEQLRYAEARILGVVVNDLTARDGGYYYYAYSQYYHHDDGSGGDGTRPERKRRRADASRKGVMARLLSFVNVKS
- a CDS encoding O-antigen ligase family protein produces the protein MSFSVAYRNVSKIQMALVFVITISVAVGALIGMLNEVGLFVFFALLVTIAFFLVLWRPIWLFYLVFVVSSSASAFREVNLPFGNTTLTLSGFLWLGITVLIVFFLLMHIKEVQVFGYLWPFIFFSLWMIIRWIITPTGFAGLKDILWYSMPIVFGLFVPVALGRNRRVFLHNVERVEKAFLFSALIPVVLYGVALSTGFAEMTSRGPRGELIGSARGTPLYLLIVLSLALGNWRYDSERIRGRIFSLISLGTIFFTLGRMVIFLGLLQLGLSRVNLRQKWKVLFAASVTMAFFFYAVMNFPLLQQRFFFTDAWDPSMGLRGVNTAGRNVIWPTVFSSALQEPMIGRGIGTARVVTAQLFVDKNVSEYHPHNEYLQVFHDAGLFGLLLVCCAWIALFIRQWKLWERAELKVVQKWGMASTLSVAMVLISALTDNTLHYSIVIAPTFVLVTIATLMQRMDLNAEDN